TTGAAAAGATGTGCGAAAGCCTCACCTACCGTCAATTCATTTATGTTACTAGCCGTATGGATTATTTATCGGCTCATATCAATAACCACGCTTGTGCCATGTGTGTGGAGAAAGGAATGCAAATAGAAATTCCGGCACGAGCACAAGTGATCCGTGTGTTGATGGATGAACTTACCCGTATTGCTTCACATGAATTATGGTGGGGAGCAATGGCGATGGATCTTGGTGCCTTCACTCCTTTCTTTCATGCATTTCGTGAAAGGGAAAGCATCAATGATATTATGGAAGAAACATGTGGTGCTCGATTGACCATGAACTACATGGTGCCCGGTGGTGTAATGCATGATCTTCATCCCAACTTTCAAAAACGGGTAAAAGATTTTATCCAACTATATAAAAGTAAAATTCACGAATACGATGAAATGGTAACCGGCAACATCATTTTCCAAAACAGGATGAAAGGTGTTGGTATTATTTCTCCGGAAGATGTGCTCTCCTACGGTTGTACTGGACCGGTAGCAAGAGGCAGCGGCGTAAGCAGCGATGTGCGCAAATTATATCCTTATGAAATTTACGACAAGCTGCAGTTTGATGAAGTGTTGGAAACAGGTTGCGATTCGTTTGCACGTTACATGGTTCGCATTCGTGAAATGCAACAATCGATCCGCATCATTGAACAATTAATTGATAATATACCCGAAGGTGATTTCCAGGCAAAAACAAAAGCTGTGTTGAAATTACCCAAAGGCGAATTCTATACAAAAGCAGAAACAGCACGTGGCGAGTTGGGTGTGTATATTGTAAGTGAAGGCGGAACAACTCCTTACCGTATAAAATTCCGTTCACCTGGATTCTCCAATTTATCAGCATTGAATCATTTGGTGAAAGGTGGAAAGATCGGCGATTTGATTGCCGCAATGGGAACATTGGATCTGGTGATACCGGATATTGACAGATAGTTTAATGGCAGATTAGCGGTTGCAGATTTTAGATTAAATCCGCAATCTGTAATCATAAATCGAAAATTGAATGTGGAGCTTAAGTAACATAGCAACAAGCATTGATCAATGGCTGAATGAAACATTCAACCCTACACTCGCACTCATAATTGAAATGCTGATAGCAGGTGTGGCAGTGATTGGCTTATTTGCAATGCTGGGATTAATATTGGTGATCATGGAACGCAAAGTATCTGCGTGGATACAGATACGTTTAGGACCAAACCGTGTTGGGCCGAAAGGAATGTTTCAATCATTAGCAGATACATTAAAGTTGTTGGTGAAAGAAGGAATGACCCCCGGTGGTGCTGATAAATTATTGTTTAATGTAGCACCGTTTGTGGCCATGATCGTTGCCATGTTGCTGATGGCACCTATCGCTTTTGCTAAAGATTTTCAATTATGGGATCTCAACATAGGCGTATTGTATATTACTGCAGTATCATCTATTTCCGTGATCAGTATTTTAATGGCAGGTTGGGCGAGCAATAATAAATATTCATTGCTCGGTGCCATGCGCAGTGGTGCACAGATTGTGAGTTATGAATTATCTGCCGGTCTTGCCATACTTGCCATTGTAGTGTTAACGGGAAGTTTGCGTATAAGCGATATCATCAATGCACAGGCCGATGGCTGGTGGATCTTTAAAGGACATATCCCTGCTATTATCTCCTTCATCATTTTCATCATTGCTGTAACAGCAGAAACAAACCGTGCTCCATTTGATATGGCGGAAGCAGAAAGTGAATTAACTGCAGGTTTTCATACAGAATATTCAGGGATGAAATTCGCACTCTTTTTCCTGGCTGAATATGTGAATGTGTTTATTGTTTGTGCGATCGGTGCTACCTTATTCTTAGGTGGATGGATGCCGTTTCACATTGGCAACTGGGAAGCATTTAATCATGTGATGGATTACATTCCATCGAGCATCTGGTTCTTTGGAAAAACATTCTTTTTGATATTTCTGATCATGTGGTTCCGCTGGACATTCCCACGGCTACGTATTGATCAGTTATTGAATCTTGAGTGGAAATATTTATTACCGATC
The DNA window shown above is from Lacibacter sp. H375 and carries:
- a CDS encoding NADH-quinone oxidoreductase subunit D; protein product: MFEEVGTTTEGDLIINVGPQHPATHGVLHLVITLNGETIKNVEPHLGYIHRSIEKMCESLTYRQFIYVTSRMDYLSAHINNHACAMCVEKGMQIEIPARAQVIRVLMDELTRIASHELWWGAMAMDLGAFTPFFHAFRERESINDIMEETCGARLTMNYMVPGGVMHDLHPNFQKRVKDFIQLYKSKIHEYDEMVTGNIIFQNRMKGVGIISPEDVLSYGCTGPVARGSGVSSDVRKLYPYEIYDKLQFDEVLETGCDSFARYMVRIREMQQSIRIIEQLIDNIPEGDFQAKTKAVLKLPKGEFYTKAETARGELGVYIVSEGGTTPYRIKFRSPGFSNLSALNHLVKGGKIGDLIAAMGTLDLVIPDIDR
- the nuoH gene encoding NADH-quinone oxidoreductase subunit NuoH; the protein is MWSLSNIATSIDQWLNETFNPTLALIIEMLIAGVAVIGLFAMLGLILVIMERKVSAWIQIRLGPNRVGPKGMFQSLADTLKLLVKEGMTPGGADKLLFNVAPFVAMIVAMLLMAPIAFAKDFQLWDLNIGVLYITAVSSISVISILMAGWASNNKYSLLGAMRSGAQIVSYELSAGLAILAIVVLTGSLRISDIINAQADGWWIFKGHIPAIISFIIFIIAVTAETNRAPFDMAEAESELTAGFHTEYSGMKFALFFLAEYVNVFIVCAIGATLFLGGWMPFHIGNWEAFNHVMDYIPSSIWFFGKTFFLIFLIMWFRWTFPRLRIDQLLNLEWKYLLPISMFNLLLVTVIAILGWHF